One stretch of Asterias rubens chromosome 8 unlocalized genomic scaffold, eAstRub1.3 super_scaffold_89, whole genome shotgun sequence DNA includes these proteins:
- the LOC117305512 gene encoding beta-sarcoglycan-like yields MATSVYQRGTNGNLSMLEKSLERRRVNKEHNSNFRAGHVPVHEEHLHKTGLRGRKRYFAYCFLALLYITAIGNLAVTALVIWVLQLDHNGLPSLQFLRGGLVRFSQETNAEKIKSSNGHIGSFLGRDMQISAQNASVHIGAGSSLKTSVEVKVGETVMRGHKGLKVINPLSGAVIFHTDKDKEVIAPTSAYTLQSLQITSPQIVSSAKEDLVIQSEAPVGLHGSEAVNVFAKQLNFKAQDISIESRSTLILDGSGGLYLNSTLIPKAARGVINRPRASVYKLCVCKTSGRIFQVPVQSNIQHPCANLESTVALCKDQ; encoded by the exons ATGGCTACGTCCGTTTATCAG AGAGGTACTAATGGGAATTTGTCTATGCTTGAGAAGTCTCTGGAAAGACGCCGTGTGAATAAAGAACACAATAGTAACTTCAGAGCAGGTCATGTGCCAGTGCATGAAGAGCATTTGCATAAGACTGGGCTCAGAGGGAGAAAGCGATATTTTGCTTACTGCTTCTTGGCTTTATTGTATATCACTGCAATCGGTAATTTAGCT GTAACAGCCTTAGTGATATGGGTTCTTCAGTTGGATCACAACGGATTGCCTTCTCTGCAGTTTCTTCGAGGTGGACTTGTACGCTTCTCTCAAGAAACCAACGCAGAGAAAATCAAGAGCAGCAATGGACACATTGGTAGTTTCCTGGGACGGGATATGCAAATCAGTGCTCAAAACGCATCA GTACACATTGGTGCAGGTAGCAGTTTGAAAACAAGTG TTGAAGTGAAAGTTGGAGAGACCGTTATGAGAGGTCATAAAGGTCTGAAGGTCATCAACCCACTGTCTGGTGCCGTTATCTTCCATACTGACAAAGACAAGGAAGTTATTGCTCCAACCAGTGCCTACACACTACAGTCGCTACAGATTACTTCTCCTCAG ATTGTAAGCAGTGCAAAGGAAGACCTGGTGATTCAATCAGAGGCACCTGTTGGTTTACATGGCAGTGAAGCAGTCAATGTTTTTGCTAAACAATTGAATTTTAAAGCACAGGATATCTCAATAGAATCG agGTCTACATTAATCCTTGATGGCAGTGGTGGTCTCTATCTCAACTCAACTTTGATTCCTAAAGCTGCAAGAGGTGTAATAAATCGACCAAGAGCTTCTGTGTACAAGCTTTGTGTATGTAAAACAAGTGGGAGAATATTCCAAGTACCAGTGCAATCTAACATTCAACACCCATGTGCTAACTTGGAAAGTACAGTGGCCCTGTGTAAAGACCAGTAG